The following are encoded together in the Thermococcus sibiricus MM 739 genome:
- a CDS encoding 6-hydroxymethylpterin diphosphokinase MptE-like protein produces the protein MNWQQWKPFYLQIVSKMGYEIEEDRKAALLLRRLLRENENYILAETIKERIKERVYVFGAGPSLDKKLKKGKFSGTLIASDGSTSALLEQGIIPDIIVTDLDGCFEDIKKANDLGAYVVVHAHGDNMDKLEAYVPKLKNVMGTCQTEPLDIVYNFGGFTDGDRAVFLAEELGAREIFLIGFDFGEIVGKWSKPYLKEHSPIWESKKKKFEIAQALLEWLKKNGRAEITKL, from the coding sequence ACCTCCAAATCGTCAGTAAGATGGGGTACGAAATAGAGGAAGACAGGAAAGCCGCGCTTTTATTGAGGAGACTCTTGCGGGAGAATGAGAACTACATTTTGGCTGAAACTATTAAAGAGAGAATCAAAGAAAGAGTTTACGTTTTTGGAGCCGGACCAAGCTTGGATAAAAAGCTCAAGAAGGGGAAATTCAGTGGAACTTTAATAGCCTCCGATGGTTCAACTTCAGCTCTGCTGGAACAGGGAATTATACCCGATATTATCGTCACGGATTTGGATGGATGTTTTGAGGATATAAAGAAGGCAAATGATCTTGGCGCTTACGTTGTTGTTCATGCCCACGGGGACAACATGGATAAACTTGAAGCTTATGTCCCAAAGCTCAAGAACGTTATGGGAACGTGTCAAACAGAGCCCTTGGACATTGTTTACAATTTCGGTGGCTTTACCGATGGAGATAGAGCAGTTTTCCTAGCAGAGGAACTTGGAGCAAGGGAAATATTTTTAATTGGCTTTGATTTTGGAGAAATCGTTGGAAAGTGGAGCAAGCCGTATCTGAAGGAGCACAGTCCAATATGGGAAAGCAAGAAGAAGAAGTTTGAAATAGCACAAGCCCTTCTGGAATGGCTTAAAAAGAATGGAAGGGCGGAGATAACAAAACTTTAA